From Thermococcus barophilus MP:
ACCCTGACCTCCTTCTGGAATTTGGAAAAGGCGCTCTTCGCAGTGCACGGTATGAGAATGGGGACATAGTTATGGTTGAGACCATTCCAATGAGCAAAACAAGATTTGACTTTGCTGTTTCCCTTGTAAGTCAAGACGGGGAAGTCAAGTGGACTAAACTCTATGGAAGCAAAAAAGACGATGAAATTTTAGCAGTTGCCATTCTGAAAAATGGAGACATCCTTCTGGCAGGATGGAGTGGTTATCCAAGGGACGGGCTTGTGGTATGCCTCGATCCAAATGGAAACATAAAATGGAGCAAGCTTATTGGCGGAAAGGAAAGTGACGAGATCAGAGCTGTAGACGTTGCACCGGATGGCAGCATTATTCTTGTTGGAGAAACATATTCCGAGACTTCGACTCAAAGCCTGTGGGTGATCAAGCTTAAGCCTGATGGGAAATTGAAGTGGCACCGTGTATTTCAGCTTTATGAGAAGGATCACTATCAATCCGTAACGGGACTTTCCGTTAAAGTTTCCTCGGGGGGAAGTATACTCGTAGGAGGTGTTTCAAAGCAGAGGACTGCATTTTTAGCAAAGCTCACAGAAAATGGAAGCGTTAGATGGGCAAGGGAATACACCATCTCAGAAAGCGGAGAGGGCATTTACGGGATTGAAGTGCTGGAAGATGGGACAATACTAACTGCCGGGGAATACTATACAACAACCGCCAACCTCTTCTTGATGAAGCTCAACGGTGAAGGTCAGGTTCTCTGGAAAAAAGGATACGGATCAAAATATGGGAAGAATGAGAGAAACACTGAATTCTACAATATCGTTTTAACCACCGATGGAGATATACTTATTGCAGGACGTTCTGAACAGTTGGATATTTCAGCGGGGCATGGGGTGTTAATTCATGCCGACAAGAATGGAAACCTAAAGTCCTGGTGGTCGATGAAACAATTTGTTAGCGTTAGGGCTATATATGTGGATGGAAAAGACATCATCGCCTATGGAAGTGGATGGAAGAAAACCTCAGTCTTAGCTGTTTTTCCGCTGGAAGGTTCCTTTGAGTGCTTTGAAGAAAGCGATGTTGAAGTAACTTCCAAACCCCTGACTGTAAAAACATCCAAGATTAACTTAAAAGGCAAAGCCGTTCAGTTTGCCTATAAAAACGCCGGCATTAACGTAACAGGAAAAATTGAGCTTATAGGGGAAGAATTGTGCAGAAGCAAAGGGGATATGGAAGAAACCCAAACTTCAACAACTCCCCGAGAAGTGTCAACCCCAACCGAGGAGAACTACTGGGTAAAGAGCCTCATTGGAATAGGAGATGATGAGATAACTGACACCGCCATTACTGCAGAAGGGGATATAATCGCAGTCGGCACAACCACAAGCTTTGGAGAAAATGGAGATGTTTTGGTAATGAGGTTAAGCTCAAAAGGGGAAATCCTCTGGCAGAAAGTGTACGGAGGCAAAGGAGACGACAGTGCACATGCCGTTGCTGTAACAAACAACGGCGAGATTATTGTTGTTGGACAGACGAACAGCTTTGGTGCTGGGGATTATGATGTATGGATTCTTGGACTGGACAAAAACGGAAATGTAAGGTGGCAGAGCACCTATGGTGGTGAATACGGCGAAGGCGGATTGGACGTTGATCTCTTTACAAACGGTGATATTCTGGTTGTGGGATACACCGGGGGGTTCGGAGCTGGAAACTTTGATGCATGGGTACTTAGGCTTGACCCCGTGGGGAACATTAGATGGCAGAGAGTGTATGGGGGAAGTGGAGAGGATATAGCATGGGGAGTAAAGGCAGTAAACGGTGGAACCGAGATAGTGGTGGTAGGCTATACCAAGAGCTTTAACGCGAAAGGTGAAGATGGATGGATAATGTACCTCGATGGCAATGGCAACATAAAATGGCAGAAAATGATCGGAAGTGATAAGGATGATGAGTTCTTGGCTGTTTCAGAAGATGCTGATGGAAACATAGTTGTAGCAGGAATGTTAACCGGAAAGGATGACTACGAAAAAGGCTGGGTGGTTAAGCTGAACAAGAGGGGAAAAGTACTGTGGCAGGGAGCATATGGAGGAGAAGAATACGGAGATGCATTTTTCGATATAGACACAGCAGGAGATAGAATTACTGTTGTGGGAGGCACTCAAAACTTTGGAACAGAAGAGACAGGATCGTGGGTGCTCCATTTGGACTCAAGCGGAAACATAATTAATGAATTCGTGTGTGAAGAAGGCGATTCAATGCTTTGGAGCGTTGCAACAGATGAATCATCAACGGTAGCCGTTGGGTATTCCACAGTTGAGGGGAAAGACATCTTCATCATGAAGCTTCCTAAAGACGGGAACTTAGAATGCACAATTTGCAGAAGCTCCGAGGCGATAGTTAGAACTCCAGCTATTATCATCAGAGACTCGAAAGCGGTTAGTGAAAACACTAAGGGGATCATGAAAGAAAGCAGAGGAACCGTTGACGTATCAGACTTTAAGGAAAAAGTGAACTGTCCTGCTGAAGAGATAAAAGAGACAAAACATAGAGAAATCAGCTCCAGTGAATCCCCGTCGGAAGTTACACCAATCCAAAGCCCTGAAGAAGAAAGCACTAAAGGAATCTGCGGTCCGGGAGTTTTTGCAGTTCTGGCAATTCTGGGGAAAATAATAAGAAAACGCAAGGGAAACTGAGCTTTTTCTAATTTTTGTTTTTAATCTCCAAAAATTTATTTCAAAATTATCCTCGCATCAACTACAACTGCTCCTTCGCCTTCGTTGTAGACAAACACTGGGTTCAGATCCATTTCCTTTATGTAGTCTTTCAGATCATCAACAAGCTTTGAGACTTTCAACATCATGTCAACCAATGCTTTCATGTCAGCCGGCGGCTCTCCTCTTGCACCGGCAAGGATTGGATAGCCTTTGATGCTCTTTATCATCGCCCAGGCATCCTTTTCTTCAATTGGAATAATCCTAAATGTAACATCCTTGAGGATTTCAACGAAGATGCCACCAAGACCGAACATTATTGCATGCCCGAACTGCGGATCTTCAGTTACACCAATAATAACTTCCCTTCCAGGCTTGAGCATTGGTGCAACAAGAACGCCCAAGATCTCTGCATCTGGGCGGTATTTTTTGGCATTTTCATGAATTTCCTCCCACTTTTTCTTTAACTCTTCCTCATTTTTAATGTTCAGGGCAATGATTTTTGCGTCGCTCTTGTGAAGTATCTGTGGTGACATCAGCTTAAGAACAACGGGGTAGCCGATCTCTTTGGCATATTCAAGGGCTTCATCAAGGGTCTTTGCGAGCTTTTCATCTGGAACAGGCAGTTCATAAGCCTTTAAAACCTGCTTTGCTTCATATTCAACTAATGCTTTTCTACCTCTGCTCAAAACATCTTCAATAACTTTCAAAGCTTCATCCTTCATAAAATCACTCCCCTTCAACCTTCTCCAAATATTTTGCGTATTGAACAAGACCGGCTAAAGCCCTAACTCCCCTTTCGGGTGTTGGATACACCGGAACTCCTTTCTCCTCAAGCAGCTTTGCATAATACTCCGTCTTTTTACCGCCCATTGCAACTGCCACAATTGGTTTCTCACTATTCTTTGCATATTCTGATAGGATTTCAATTATCTCCATCTCATTTAATAGCGGCACCTGGAAGAGTACTATCACCAGAATGGCATCAACATTCGGGTCATTTACAAAGCCTTCAATTGCAATCTTGTATCTTTGAGCGTCTGTGTCGCCAACAACATCAGTTGGGTTACCAGCGACTGCATGTGGTGGGAAGTTCTCCTTAAGGAACTTGAGAGTTTCTTCGCTGAGCTGCGCCATCTTCAAGCCGAATTTGGCAACTGCGTCACTTGCCATGACTCCAGCTCCACCACCATCAGTGATTATCCCAATCCTATCGCCTTTTGGAAGCCTGCACTTTGCAAATGCCTTAGCAACATCAAACATGTGCTCAAAGTCTTCAGCTCTGATTATTCCAGTCTGCTTGAATACCGCATCGTAAATTACATCAGCTCCTGCCAGCGAACCAGTGTGTGATGAGGCAGCCTTTGCTCCATACTCGGTTCTCCCACTCTTCAGTGCAATGACGGGTTTTACTTTTGTTATCCTCTTTGCAGCTTCGATGAACTTTCTACCGTCCTTAACTCCCTCAATGTAGAAGGTAACAACTTTAATTTGGTCGTCATAAATGAAATAGTCCATTAAATCAGCATCGTCGACATCTATCTTATTTCCATAGCTGACCATTTTTCCAATTCCTATACCCGCCAAAGCAGCCCAGTCAAGCATTGCTGCTGCGAAGGCTCCACTTTGAGAGACGAAAGCTATTGGGCCGCTCTTTGGCCTGTCCATCTTTTCCTCCGGTAAAAATACGGTATCCACACCTGTGTCTGGAACATAGACACCAACACAGTTTGGTCCAATAACTCTAATCCCGTTTGCCTTTGCTATTTCGTAGATTTCTCTCTCTAATCTCTTTCCTTCTTCACCAAGCTCTCCAAAGCCTCCTGTGATGATTATAACTGCTTTGATGCCTTTTTCCGCAATGTCCTTCATTGTGGCTGGGACAAAGGGGGCAGGAATAGATATAACAGCCAAATCTGTGTCTTTGGGGAGTTCCTTAACGCTCTTATACACCTTATACCCCTCTATTTCATCAAGCTTTGGATTTACGGGATAAATGTTGCCCTTGAAAATCCCCTGCTCCTTATTCCTCTTAAAGTTCTCAAAAATAACATTTCCAACCTTCCCTTTTTTGTTCGTTGCTCCGATGATAGCGACTGCCTTTGGTTCAAAAAAAGGCTTTAATTCTTCAACGATTTTTGGCATTTCCATTTCTATCACCTTTAGTTAAAAACTTTCGTTGAATAAAGCTTTCTTTCGAAGCTTTTTCCAATTAACTTTCTTCCTTTCGCTGTATAAAAGTTTTATGTATGTCAAACAGAATCCTTGATGAATTAGAAACTACATTGATGATAGCAATTTGGAAGAAATGCCCAGAACTATTTTAGGTAACTTTTCAAAAATTCAAAGCTCTTTTTAAAATCATCCAAACTTCTGACTTCTAAGCTCCAAGTAACATTTTTGGGCAATATCCTAAGCACCTTATCCCACGGAATTATACCCTCCCCCAATGCCAAGTGAGAATCGTTTTCCCCCTCATTGTCATGAAGATGAACATGGATTATCTTATCTTTCAAGACTTCAATGAATTCAGCAAAATCATCACTCACTGTGTACAAATGCCCCACATCGAAAGTAACGTATAGATTTGTACCGTCAATTAACTCATATATCCTCCCAGCTGTTTGACCATCTAAAATTGGAAATTTTGGCATATTTTCAAGAGCCACCTTAATTCCAATTCTCTCAGACACCTTGTCAATTTCTTCCAAAGAGCGTTTATGGACTTTTTCATAGGCATTGGAGAATTTAAGCTCAAGGTGAATAATGTCCCGGATGAAGAACAACCAGAGAGAACCCATTTCATGTGCATTTCAGAGTTTCAAAGATTATTTCAAGCGTTACTCTTCGGAGCTTTTCATTGAGTGCGGCAAGATTTAAATCGCTGAAGGGAGCATGAATAATGTTTTTCATGCCATAGCTTTCTAAATATTCAAGATGAAACCTGTAGTTGTATTTATCTAATACATGATACCCCTCACTCATTATTTCAACGAAGTCTAAGGGAAATTCTCTAAGTTTGTATATAGCAACACCCAAACTTCTGTCAAACAGTGCGTACGTTGAGGCACCTATCAATTTAACCACCCACAATGAGCTTTGCTATTAAAACAGCATATATTGTGCCGAATATATCGCTGTTGTTTGAAATTAATGGAATCGCAACGTTGTCTGGATCTATATCCCTCTTAAAGAGGAGGTATGAAATAGTGTAGGAGTAGAACATTATGAAAAGTGCCATAAGTGGATACGTGAGAGCAAGCTCTAAGGAAAAAGATACGCTGCTTCCAAGAATAAGTTTTGCAAGCATGATGCCGAAGATGTTTATTAAACTGCCTATTACAGGAGTGGTTGCAAACAGAGAGAGTATATCCAAAAACGGTTCCACAGAAAAGAACTTTTCAATTTCTCCAAGATGCAGCTTTGTTGAAGTCTTTGCTGCAATAACAGAACCATAGTTTCCAAAGCTGCTGAGCAGAGAAGGATAAGCGAATCCGAGAATTACAGAGGCTTGAATTAAGTGGCTGAATTTTTCCAGCGTAAATCCAGAGATTAGAGAAAGAAGAGCCAAAAGGGTTATTATCACAAAAAGCTCTTTGAACTCCAAAAGCTCTGTTCTTCTTACTTTGCTGATCTCAACAAGAAATAAAAGAAGGAGTATAAGACCAATATTCGAAGTCCAAAACACTGTTTTAGAATGCTCTAAGATAAGAATAAAGGCTATAAGAGATGGTATCGTCAGCAGATCTCCCATTGAAGCAACTAAAGGGGCGGCAACACTATCTGGATCTGTCCCTCTTTTAAAAGAAAATATAGTCACAAATGCTGTAAAATATCCAAGTAATAGGGATACAAAAATCGTAGAACTTATGACTATCAGCAAAATCTGAAAGGAATGATAGCGGATTCCCTTAATTACCCCAATCATCCAGAGGATTGTAACAGGAATGAGAGAAAGCATCATTGCAATCACAATGTTCCTTAAAACCCTCTTCTCTCCAATTTTTGGTTCTAAATCACCCAAATAAAGCATCGTTGAAAACCGAGATGCCATGGAACCAAAAACATTACCTCTCAACCCCATCATTCCCGGAAGAATCACCAAAATGCCGGGATAGGCAGAACGAATCTTATTAAAATACTTACCCAGAAAAGTTCCTCCAAAAAATCCAATTATCAATGAGATTACCAATGAAGCCAATGTTGCTGTATATGCTTCTTTTAGTCTCTCTTTCAGATCCAAGAAGACTGTCATCGCTCTCACCCTCCATCTCTGACACCTCCTTCCTTCTCATCTTGAAATCAACAGTTAGGTATATAAAATTTCTCAGCTAAGTCTTTCTTATCTCTTCATCACTAATAAAACCCTTTGCATATGGGCAGAGTGTCTTCAAGGGGCATTCATCGCATCTTGGACTTATCGGACGACAGATTGCTTTTCCATGGTCTACCATTGCATGGTTCACATAGATCCAAAGCTCTTTAGGAATAAGCTCCTTTAAATATTCCTCAACTTTTTCAGGTGGGGCTTTTGGTGGAGCTAAACCTAAACGCTTGCTTATCCTGTTCACATGGGTATCAACAGGGATTGCTTGCTTGCCGAATCCATAAGCCAAAACTATATTCGCACACTTCCTCCCAATGCCGGGCAGTTTAACAAGCTCCTCTAACATGTCGGGGACTTTTCCACCGTATTTTTCCAGAATTATTCGAGAGCATTCCACAATCCACTTTCCCTTATTTTTCCATAAACCAACTCCATTCTCCCTCAACAATTTCTGAACATCCTCGATTTTAGCATTTGCCAAGGCATGAACTGTCGGATATCTATTAAAAAGCAACTCACTTACCCTATCAGTTACTTCATCTCTATTCCTCTGGGAGATTATACATCTTATAAGGGTGAAGAAAGGGTCCCCATGTAGAATTCTATCCCTTGGATACATCTCAATTAACTTTTTAACAATTTTCAACGCCCGCTCTTTCTTTTCTTCCCAGCTCTCATTAAATGTGAATGAGTCTGAGCTTTTTACCTTCTCCATGAACTATCACCAGTATATTTTTAGTCCCCCTAACTTCTTTAAGCCCTTCGAATTTTTCATTATAAATTTTGTGTCCGTCCTCAGTCAAGACTAAGACTTCATCTTCAAAAATGAGTACAATGCTCTTTTCGAGGAATATAATATTCTTGACAACTTTATTAAATTCAAAGTCCAGAGTTAAGGGTTTTTCTGAGGAAAGTTCTATTTTTGTGTCCTCTCTCACTCTAAATTCTTTAGGTTCCGCATAAATGACCTCAAACTTCAATGGCTTCCCCAATAAGTCAATCTCAATAACATCCCCCTCTTTAATTTCTCTACCCTTTATCTTTGCCTTTAAGATATCAACAAACTCTGGGGGGAGTTCTACTTCAAAGAGAGGTTTGAGAATGAGCCTCATTTAGCATCCCCAATTAAAATAACCTTTACTGCACTTAAAAGGATATTCATAATTCTGGTAGTCTATATACCCGAAAGGTTTATAACGGCTAATATATCTATCGATATATCGAGGTGAAAAGCATTGGAGCGACCAAAGTTTAAAGGACATCTCAAGTTGCTCGTGCTTCATCTGCTAAGCAAGAAGCCAATGCACGGGTATGCTGTAATGAAGGGACTTGAAGAAGAGTTTGGGATTCCAGCTCCAAGTGCTGGGGTTATATACCCAATCCTGTTCAGCTTGAAGCGCGCTGGACTTATTGAAACAGCGGGGAGTGGAAGGAGAGAGAAAAAAGTCTACAAAATAACAGAAGATGGTGTGAGATACCTAAAAGAGCATGAAGAGGAACTGAGGGAGGCAATCAAACTCGCAAGAATTTATAGGGAATTTTCTGAGATGGGAGGGAGAGAACTTAGAGAAGCCTTCAGACTACTTTTTGACAGATTTGATAACCTTACAGAAAAGCAGAGAGAAGAGCTTTCTAAGATAATAAGAGAGTTTGCAAAGAAAATCAAATTCATCGTTGAGTTTGGTGATTCGTATGAGTGAAACAAAAAGCTGGAAAGAATATTATGACTATATGGAGCAAAAAACCCCATTGACAATTTACTACCCAATATGCGGTGGAGGGGAAGAGTGCATAACTGCCTGTCCCTATGGTGAAAAGATCTGGGACGTTGAACCTATGAAGGTCTCCCTCTTTGGCTTCAATCAAAAAGTTCGCCTAAGGCCGGTTATGAAAAATCCAGAGCTGTGTAAAGAGTGTTATTTATGCGTCGAAGCCTGCCCAACGGGCGCGTTGAGACCTAAAGATAAGCCCGCTAATCATCCATTATTGACTCTTGTCTACAACACATTAAAGCTTCCGTTTAAGAGGAGATACAACATCAAGTTCGTTTTTCGTCCTGAACATGTTGAGAAGTTCAGGCGCAATAATGGGAGGTGAATAAGATGGAATATGCAATAACAGCTGACAATCTTGTTAAAAAGTATGGAGATTTCACAGCTGTTAAAGGAGTGTCATTTAAAGTCAAGAAAGGGGAAATATTTGCATTCTTAGGCCCTAACGGTGCTGGAAAGACAACAACAATCCACATGCTCGTCACACTGCTCAAACCAACCTCAGGAAATGCCACCGTTGCTGGACATGATGTTATAAAGGAACCAGACAAAGTTAGAAAAAAGATCGGAATTGTTTTTCAGGATCCAAGCCTGGATAGAGAGCTAACAGCTTACGAAAACATGTACATTCATGGAAAGATCTACGGGCTGAGTGGAGACAAACTGAAGAAGAGGATCATGGAAATGCTGAAATTTGTCGAGCTTGATGAGTTCAAAGACAGGCAGGTAAAGTTTTTCAGCGGTGGGATGCAGAGAAGGCTTGAAATTGCGAGGGCTTTGATCCATGAGCCAGAAGTTCTCTTCTTAGACGAGCCAACGAT
This genomic window contains:
- a CDS encoding CGP-CTERM sorting domain-containing protein; its protein translation is MTISNKLLAFLLIFLFLTFVPYTKGSNDYWIMKYTYKENPDLLLEFGKGALRSARYENGDIVMVETIPMSKTRFDFAVSLVSQDGEVKWTKLYGSKKDDEILAVAILKNGDILLAGWSGYPRDGLVVCLDPNGNIKWSKLIGGKESDEIRAVDVAPDGSIILVGETYSETSTQSLWVIKLKPDGKLKWHRVFQLYEKDHYQSVTGLSVKVSSGGSILVGGVSKQRTAFLAKLTENGSVRWAREYTISESGEGIYGIEVLEDGTILTAGEYYTTTANLFLMKLNGEGQVLWKKGYGSKYGKNERNTEFYNIVLTTDGDILIAGRSEQLDISAGHGVLIHADKNGNLKSWWSMKQFVSVRAIYVDGKDIIAYGSGWKKTSVLAVFPLEGSFECFEESDVEVTSKPLTVKTSKINLKGKAVQFAYKNAGINVTGKIELIGEELCRSKGDMEETQTSTTPREVSTPTEENYWVKSLIGIGDDEITDTAITAEGDIIAVGTTTSFGENGDVLVMRLSSKGEILWQKVYGGKGDDSAHAVAVTNNGEIIVVGQTNSFGAGDYDVWILGLDKNGNVRWQSTYGGEYGEGGLDVDLFTNGDILVVGYTGGFGAGNFDAWVLRLDPVGNIRWQRVYGGSGEDIAWGVKAVNGGTEIVVVGYTKSFNAKGEDGWIMYLDGNGNIKWQKMIGSDKDDEFLAVSEDADGNIVVAGMLTGKDDYEKGWVVKLNKRGKVLWQGAYGGEEYGDAFFDIDTAGDRITVVGGTQNFGTEETGSWVLHLDSSGNIINEFVCEEGDSMLWSVATDESSTVAVGYSTVEGKDIFIMKLPKDGNLECTICRSSEAIVRTPAIIIRDSKAVSENTKGIMKESRGTVDVSDFKEKVNCPAEEIKETKHREISSSESPSEVTPIQSPEEESTKGICGPGVFAVLAILGKIIRKRKGN
- a CDS encoding acetate--CoA ligase family protein — protein: MKDEALKVIEDVLSRGRKALVEYEAKQVLKAYELPVPDEKLAKTLDEALEYAKEIGYPVVLKLMSPQILHKSDAKIIALNIKNEEELKKKWEEIHENAKKYRPDAEILGVLVAPMLKPGREVIIGVTEDPQFGHAIMFGLGGIFVEILKDVTFRIIPIEEKDAWAMIKSIKGYPILAGARGEPPADMKALVDMMLKVSKLVDDLKDYIKEMDLNPVFVYNEGEGAVVVDARIILK
- a CDS encoding acetate--CoA ligase family protein, with product MEMPKIVEELKPFFEPKAVAIIGATNKKGKVGNVIFENFKRNKEQGIFKGNIYPVNPKLDEIEGYKVYKSVKELPKDTDLAVISIPAPFVPATMKDIAEKGIKAVIIITGGFGELGEEGKRLEREIYEIAKANGIRVIGPNCVGVYVPDTGVDTVFLPEEKMDRPKSGPIAFVSQSGAFAAAMLDWAALAGIGIGKMVSYGNKIDVDDADLMDYFIYDDQIKVVTFYIEGVKDGRKFIEAAKRITKVKPVIALKSGRTEYGAKAASSHTGSLAGADVIYDAVFKQTGIIRAEDFEHMFDVAKAFAKCRLPKGDRIGIITDGGGAGVMASDAVAKFGLKMAQLSEETLKFLKENFPPHAVAGNPTDVVGDTDAQRYKIAIEGFVNDPNVDAILVIVLFQVPLLNEMEIIEILSEYAKNSEKPIVAVAMGGKKTEYYAKLLEEKGVPVYPTPERGVRALAGLVQYAKYLEKVEGE
- a CDS encoding sugar phosphate isomerase/epimerase family protein; this translates as MGSLWLFFIRDIIHLELKFSNAYEKVHKRSLEEIDKVSERIGIKVALENMPKFPILDGQTAGRIYELIDGTNLYVTFDVGHLYTVSDDFAEFIEVLKDKIIHVHLHDNEGENDSHLALGEGIIPWDKVLRILPKNVTWSLEVRSLDDFKKSFEFLKSYLK
- a CDS encoding apurinic/apyrimidinic endonuclease family protein translates to MIGASTYALFDRSLGVAIYKLREFPLDFVEIMSEGYHVLDKYNYRFHLEYLESYGMKNIIHAPFSDLNLAALNEKLRRVTLEIIFETLKCT
- a CDS encoding magnesium transporter; the protein is MTVFLDLKERLKEAYTATLASLVISLIIGFFGGTFLGKYFNKIRSAYPGILVILPGMMGLRGNVFGSMASRFSTMLYLGDLEPKIGEKRVLRNIVIAMMLSLIPVTILWMIGVIKGIRYHSFQILLIVISSTIFVSLLLGYFTAFVTIFSFKRGTDPDSVAAPLVASMGDLLTIPSLIAFILILEHSKTVFWTSNIGLILLLLFLVEISKVRRTELLEFKELFVIITLLALLSLISGFTLEKFSHLIQASVILGFAYPSLLSSFGNYGSVIAAKTSTKLHLGEIEKFFSVEPFLDILSLFATTPVIGSLINIFGIMLAKLILGSSVSFSLELALTYPLMALFIMFYSYTISYLLFKRDIDPDNVAIPLISNNSDIFGTIYAVLIAKLIVGG
- a CDS encoding endonuclease III domain-containing protein, translated to MEKVKSSDSFTFNESWEEKKERALKIVKKLIEMYPRDRILHGDPFFTLIRCIISQRNRDEVTDRVSELLFNRYPTVHALANAKIEDVQKLLRENGVGLWKNKGKWIVECSRIILEKYGGKVPDMLEELVKLPGIGRKCANIVLAYGFGKQAIPVDTHVNRISKRLGLAPPKAPPEKVEEYLKELIPKELWIYVNHAMVDHGKAICRPISPRCDECPLKTLCPYAKGFISDEEIRKT
- a CDS encoding DUF6849 domain-containing protein, which produces MRLILKPLFEVELPPEFVDILKAKIKGREIKEGDVIEIDLLGKPLKFEVIYAEPKEFRVREDTKIELSSEKPLTLDFEFNKVVKNIIFLEKSIVLIFEDEVLVLTEDGHKIYNEKFEGLKEVRGTKNILVIVHGEGKKLRLIHI
- a CDS encoding PadR family transcriptional regulator; amino-acid sequence: MERPKFKGHLKLLVLHLLSKKPMHGYAVMKGLEEEFGIPAPSAGVIYPILFSLKRAGLIETAGSGRREKKVYKITEDGVRYLKEHEEELREAIKLARIYREFSEMGGRELREAFRLLFDRFDNLTEKQREELSKIIREFAKKIKFIVEFGDSYE
- a CDS encoding 4Fe-4S dicluster domain-containing protein yields the protein MSETKSWKEYYDYMEQKTPLTIYYPICGGGEECITACPYGEKIWDVEPMKVSLFGFNQKVRLRPVMKNPELCKECYLCVEACPTGALRPKDKPANHPLLTLVYNTLKLPFKRRYNIKFVFRPEHVEKFRRNNGR